TGTATGACTTGTTCCTGAAATATCATTATCTATGGTTCCAGGAATTCCTATTATAGGGAAATTGAACTCTTTATTAAAAATCACTCCTCCTGTGAAAGAACCATCTCCACCAATTACCACCAAGGCGTCTACATTGTTCTTTTTTAGACTTTCATAGGCTTTTTGACGTCCTTCTTTAGTTCTAAAATCTTTTGAACGAGCCGATTTTAAAATGGTACCTCCCTTGTGAATTATATTATTCACACTTCTAGCGGTTAATGGAATTAAATCTCCTTCTATCAATCCTTGATACCCTCTGTAAATTCCCATACAATCCGTTCGGTAATAAGCACAAGTCCTTACAACAGATCGTATCGCGGCATTCATTCCTGGAGCATCCCCTCCAGAAGTCATCACTGCTATTTTTTTAATTTTTCTCATAAAACGAATATCAAATTTACTCAATTTTAGTCATTTTTAAGTAAAAAAACAGCAAATTCATTTTGCTTTTTAATTGAAGTTTAACGTTTGATTTTATTTGATTATTTACAAGCGATGTAACAAAGCAAAATAGATAATCAATCTCTTTGAAATACAATGTTGTTGTAAAGCTTTACCCTTATATTAATTTTAGCTTTCAAGTTAAAAAAACAGACATTATAAAGCACTGAAATTAAACGTATTCACATTGTAAAAACATTAAATTTAGGAAGAAAAATATATTAGCAATAAAGTTTTAGTCTATACTCTTAAGTTAGAAGAATTGAGGTATTAATTTCAACAACAATATTTAAATAACTATTGAACTGCTTTATCGTAACTAGATATAATTTTTTGTATTCTTTTATTTTCAAAAACTGAAGGATATAACTCTTTTACTATTGTATGGTACTCAAAATCGATAGCTAAAGCATTATTCAAATGTGTTACACTATATTCCTCTTTACCAAGAATCATAAATAACCCACAAAGTCTATATTCAATTTCTGCAAACTCTTTATATGTTTTTTTCGCCTGAATTAATGTCTTAAGAGCCTCACTAAACTCTCCTAAGAATAATAATATATCTGCCAATGCAACATATATCTCAATTTCTCTATCTCCTAGTGATAAGCAAGTTCTGAAAGCTTTAACGGATTCTTCGTAAAAATTGAGTTTTAAATTGATATCTCCATAACGTCTCCAATATAAAACGTTTGCCTCATCTATATGAATGGCTTTGTTAATGTAATAAAGTGCCTTTTGATAATTTCCTTGGTTATAACAAGCATTTGTTAATAAAATCCAACCTCTATCTAAAAGTGGGTCTTCATGTACTGCCTTTTTATAAAAATGTATTGCTGTTTGTGTATTCTCAAGTTTCTCATAACACTCTCCTATTCTTATATAGGCATAAGCCGTTGGATCATCTAACTCTAGTGTAACTAAATAATTTTCTATAGCTTCTTCGTACCTCTTTAACTCTTCTAAAGATTTTGCTTTCTCTAAATAACCTCCTATAAAACTATCATCAATCAATACTGCATAATCAAAAGCTGTTAATGCTTCTTTAAACATTCCTAACTCAAAATATTGTCTCCCTAATTGATGCCACGCTACTTCGCAATATGGATTTTTATCTAAATATGAATTTAAAAATTTTATTGCATCCTCATGACTATCCTCCATATCAAAACAATAAACTATATTGTACAACGATGAATAATCTTCATAATCTACCTCAATACATTTAGCAAAATTTAAACGTGCATTTTCAAAATCATCAAGATATAAGTATTCCATACCTATCATAGACCAAACATCAGATGGATCTTCTATGTACTGCAAAGATTCTTTTAAAATAGCAATTGCTTCTGTGTGCTGTTTCTTTTTAGATAAGATAATTGCTTTTTGGATAAATACCTCATCATTATGAGGTTCTACAGCTTCGATATTAGATAGCATCTTAATTGCTTCGTGCAATTCGTCTTCAAAAATTAAAATTTCTACTTTCATTAATTTTAATTGAATTGAAGATGGATGCTGCTCCAAACCTAACTGTACAGCTTTTTTTGCCAACGATTGCTTACCTATATTTAAATAATGCTCTATAATTGTTTCAAACTCTACAGCATCGAAAAAATATACCTCGTTGGTTTTCAACATGGATTCAAATTTAGATATTGACATAGGCTACAGATTTGAATTTATATAAAGTTACTACAAGAACAATACCTATTTACTCATATGTTTATTTCTTTTCAACAATTTAATTAACAATACTGAGCTCTCTTTCTTATTAACACTTAGATATTTGAAAGAGTTAATTATTTTTCTATATTTGAAAGAACAAAAAAATAACATCTAATTTTAAACAAAAAATCATGAGTAAATTTGACGAAAAAGTAGCGCTTTATAAAAAATTTATGGACGATAGAGATATCCGTTCTAATACTGATTTATTAACTGCTGTTACAAAAGGATTAGGTCCTTCTATTTATAAAAATGATGCTGAAACAGTATCAGGAAGTGACCCTAAAGAACTAGAAACTGTTAAGAAAAATTTCTTAATGAAAAAATTAGGTTTAGCTGATGGACCTGAATTAGATAAGGCTATTGGAGAAGTGATGGAAAGAATTGGAAAGTCTGAAAGAAACAAGTATCGTGCAGTTGTATACTACATGTTAGTTAAGAAATTTGATAAAGAGTCTGTTTACGGAATGTAATAACTCTCTTTTTAAGAAAATATAAATCCTGTATTTAAGTTTTAAATACAGGATTTTTTTATTTTAGCCACCAACAAACAACTTATATTTATGTCGCAATTTATTAGTGTTTTTGACATGCTTAAAATTGGGGTAGGACCTTCTAGTTCTCATACCCTAGGCCCTTGGAGAGCGGCTCAACAATGGATTCAAAAATTAAAAGACACAAATGAATTTCTTTTAATTGAAGAAATAAAAGTGGACTTATATGGTTCTCTTTCATTAACAGGTAAAGGGCATGCGACAGATTTAGCTGTTTTATTAGGTTTAAGTGGAGCTGATCCTGAATATATTCCAATTGAAACTATTGATGTTATTATCAATGACATTAAAACCAAAGAGCTTTTATTTTTTAATAATGAAAGAAATATTGCTTTTGCCAATGGCTCAGTAAAATTCAACAAAGAATTTTTACCATTTCATGCCAATGGAATGACTTTTAGAGGATATGCTAACGGTGTAGAAATTTCTACAGAAACATACTATTCTATTGGTGGAGGGTTCATTGTGCAAGAAGACGATAATCTTGCTGAAGATATTGAAATTAATAAACAAAACTTTCCTTTCCCTATCAACAGAGCTACTGAGCTTGAAGCGTATTGTGAAAAAGAAAAGTTAAACATTTCTGATATTGTTTACCAAAATGAACTTGTAATTAATTCTGCTGAAGACATCGACAAAGAATTACATCGCATATGGAACACTATGTTAGAATGTATGTATATTGGTTGTCACACTCAAGGAATTTTACCTGGCGGATTAAATGTAAAACGACGTGCATTTGAAACACATCAAAGGCTTATTAAAGAAGCTGAATACACTAACCAACAAGAATGGATTACCGCTATTAGAAGTACAGAAGTAAAATTCCGTGAAATTTTAAAATGGGTAAGTTGTTTAGCTTTATCTGTTAACGAAGTGAATGCTTCTTTGGGTAGAGTTGTTACTGCTCCAACCAATGGAAGTGCCGGAGTTATTCCTGCTGTAATAATGTACTATTTAGTAATAGAAAACCACGATGCTACTTTTGAACATGTTAAAAAATTCTTGCTAGTTGCTGGAGAAATAGGAAGTATATTTAAGAAGAATGCTACAATTTCTGCGGCTATGGGTGGTTGTCAAGCTGAAATTGGTGTATCTTCTGCCATGGCCGCTGCTGCATTAACAGAATTGTTAGGCGGAACTCCGTCACAATGCTTAGTTGCTGCTGAAATTGCCATGGAACATCATTTAGGGCTCACTTGTGATCCTATTGGCGGATTAGTACAAGTGCCTTGTATTGAACGTAATGCTATGGGAGCCATTAAAGCTATTAACGCTGCTGAATTAGCTTTAGAAACCAATCCAAAAGA
The nucleotide sequence above comes from Tenacibaculum singaporense. Encoded proteins:
- a CDS encoding L-serine ammonia-lyase — translated: MSQFISVFDMLKIGVGPSSSHTLGPWRAAQQWIQKLKDTNEFLLIEEIKVDLYGSLSLTGKGHATDLAVLLGLSGADPEYIPIETIDVIINDIKTKELLFFNNERNIAFANGSVKFNKEFLPFHANGMTFRGYANGVEISTETYYSIGGGFIVQEDDNLAEDIEINKQNFPFPINRATELEAYCEKEKLNISDIVYQNELVINSAEDIDKELHRIWNTMLECMYIGCHTQGILPGGLNVKRRAFETHQRLIKEAEYTNQQEWITAIRSTEVKFREILKWVSCLALSVNEVNASLGRVVTAPTNGSAGVIPAVIMYYLVIENHDATFEHVKKFLLVAGEIGSIFKKNATISAAMGGCQAEIGVSSAMAAAALTELLGGTPSQCLVAAEIAMEHHLGLTCDPIGGLVQVPCIERNAMGAIKAINAAELALETNPKESKVPLDKVVDTMWETAKDMNRNYKETSEGGLAVTVRLADC
- a CDS encoding DUF2853 family protein, with protein sequence MSKFDEKVALYKKFMDDRDIRSNTDLLTAVTKGLGPSIYKNDAETVSGSDPKELETVKKNFLMKKLGLADGPELDKAIGEVMERIGKSERNKYRAVVYYMLVKKFDKESVYGM
- a CDS encoding tetratricopeptide repeat protein — protein: MSISKFESMLKTNEVYFFDAVEFETIIEHYLNIGKQSLAKKAVQLGLEQHPSSIQLKLMKVEILIFEDELHEAIKMLSNIEAVEPHNDEVFIQKAIILSKKKQHTEAIAILKESLQYIEDPSDVWSMIGMEYLYLDDFENARLNFAKCIEVDYEDYSSLYNIVYCFDMEDSHEDAIKFLNSYLDKNPYCEVAWHQLGRQYFELGMFKEALTAFDYAVLIDDSFIGGYLEKAKSLEELKRYEEAIENYLVTLELDDPTAYAYIRIGECYEKLENTQTAIHFYKKAVHEDPLLDRGWILLTNACYNQGNYQKALYYINKAIHIDEANVLYWRRYGDINLKLNFYEESVKAFRTCLSLGDREIEIYVALADILLFLGEFSEALKTLIQAKKTYKEFAEIEYRLCGLFMILGKEEYSVTHLNNALAIDFEYHTIVKELYPSVFENKRIQKIISSYDKAVQ